Proteins encoded by one window of Prevotella nigrescens:
- a CDS encoding GlsB/YeaQ/YmgE family stress response membrane protein produces MFEHIADFTTWPILTGILIGYIANRIMSGEGKGCCMNLFIGIVGSYAGAFISNLLDIDLFGKGYLTNFIFCVLGSISVLWIWKKLSD; encoded by the coding sequence ATGTTTGAGCATATAGCCGATTTTACAACGTGGCCAATATTAACGGGAATTCTTATTGGCTACATTGCAAATCGTATAATGAGTGGTGAAGGAAAAGGTTGTTGCATGAATCTTTTTATCGGAATAGTTGGTAGTTATGCAGGTGCTTTCATTAGCAACCTATTAGATATTGATTTATTTGGTAAGGGTTATCTCACAAATTTCATATTTTGCGTACTTGGTTCTATATCTGTGTTATGGATATGGAAGAAATTATCCGATTAG
- a CDS encoding glutamine--tRNA ligase/YqeY domain fusion protein: MDTIESNTNEEKRSLSFVEQIVEEDIAEGKNGGRIQTRFPPEPNGYLHIGHAKAICMDFGVAEKYNGVCNLRFDDTNPSKENNEYVENILNDISWLGFKWGNIYYASDYFERLWDFAIWLIKKGLAYVDEQSSEEIAAQKGTPTEPGILSPYRDRPIEESLALFEKMNTPEVAEGSMVLRAKLDMENPNMHFRDPIIYRIIHTPHHRTGTKWNCYPMYDFAHGQSDYFEGVTHSICTLEFVPHRPLYDKFIDLLKESDNTADVLNDNRPRQIEFNRLNLTYTVMSKRKLHTLVDEKLVNGWDDPRMPTLCGMRRRGYSPESIRAFIDSIGYTKFDALNDMALLEAAVRNDLNKKATRVSAVLDPVKLVITNYPEGQTEEMESINNPENEVEGVHTITFSKHLWIERADFMEDAPKKFFRMTPGKEVRLKSAYIVKCTDCTKDEQGNIVEIQAEYDPTSKSGMEGANRKVKGTLHWVSAEHCLKAEVREYDRLFNVENPSAEECDFRELLNPDSFKIHNNCYVEKFLLEKKPGDYLQFQRTGYFMLDPDSTSEKLIFNKTVGLKDAWAKAQKKG, from the coding sequence ATGGACACAATAGAAAGTAACACCAATGAAGAGAAACGTAGTTTGAGTTTTGTAGAACAAATAGTTGAAGAAGATATTGCCGAAGGAAAGAATGGCGGACGCATCCAAACTCGTTTTCCACCAGAACCAAATGGATACTTGCATATAGGACATGCGAAAGCTATTTGCATGGACTTTGGTGTGGCAGAGAAATATAATGGTGTTTGTAATCTACGCTTTGATGATACAAACCCATCAAAAGAAAACAACGAATATGTCGAGAATATTCTCAACGATATTAGCTGGTTAGGTTTTAAATGGGGGAACATTTACTACGCAAGCGACTATTTCGAAAGACTTTGGGATTTCGCTATATGGCTAATTAAGAAAGGACTGGCATACGTTGATGAACAGAGCTCGGAAGAAATAGCTGCACAAAAAGGAACACCAACCGAACCAGGTATACTATCGCCATACAGAGATCGCCCTATAGAAGAGAGCCTCGCTCTTTTTGAAAAGATGAATACGCCCGAAGTAGCTGAAGGAAGTATGGTGCTGCGTGCAAAATTGGATATGGAAAACCCCAATATGCACTTCCGCGACCCTATCATATACCGTATTATACATACACCACACCACCGTACAGGTACAAAATGGAACTGTTATCCTATGTACGATTTTGCACACGGACAGAGCGATTACTTTGAAGGAGTTACGCATTCTATCTGTACATTGGAGTTTGTTCCTCACCGTCCACTCTACGATAAATTTATAGATCTGCTGAAAGAATCAGACAACACTGCCGACGTGCTGAACGATAACCGCCCACGACAGATTGAGTTCAACCGTCTGAACCTAACCTACACCGTGATGTCGAAACGAAAACTACATACACTTGTAGATGAAAAACTTGTAAATGGTTGGGACGATCCTCGTATGCCTACACTCTGTGGCATGCGCCGTCGTGGCTATTCACCGGAATCTATCCGCGCTTTTATCGACTCTATCGGCTACACGAAGTTCGATGCTCTGAACGATATGGCATTGCTCGAAGCTGCCGTACGCAACGATTTGAACAAGAAAGCAACACGAGTCAGCGCCGTGCTCGACCCTGTGAAGTTGGTGATAACCAACTACCCTGAAGGTCAGACCGAGGAAATGGAAAGCATCAATAACCCCGAAAACGAGGTGGAAGGCGTACACACGATTACCTTCTCCAAGCATTTGTGGATAGAACGTGCCGACTTCATGGAGGACGCACCGAAGAAGTTCTTCCGCATGACACCAGGCAAAGAAGTGCGTCTGAAGAGTGCATACATTGTCAAATGTACAGACTGCACAAAGGACGAGCAGGGAAACATCGTGGAAATACAGGCAGAATACGACCCAACAAGCAAGAGCGGAATGGAAGGGGCTAACCGTAAAGTGAAAGGAACGCTGCACTGGGTGAGTGCAGAACACTGCCTAAAGGCGGAAGTTCGCGAATACGACAGACTTTTCAACGTAGAAAATCCATCTGCCGAAGAATGTGATTTTAGAGAACTCCTGAATCCAGATAGTTTTAAAATCCACAATAATTGCTATGTTGAGAAATTTCTTTTGGAAAAGAAACCAGGTGATTATTTGCAATTCCAACGTACAGGATATTTTATGCTTGACCCTGATTCTACTTCTGAAAAACTTATTTTCAATAAAACAGTGGGACTGAAAGATGCATGGGCAAAAGCTCAGAAAAAAGGATAA
- a CDS encoding tetratricopeptide repeat protein yields the protein MDEYFKSNRFKHILHEYEELCKENAESFLDSEELADIAEYYHIIGKEEEAKAAATYAVNIFPGATAPLCFLARTALFVDKDPVKAELLAEEIIDKTDLDYYYLIAEIMMVLNKYEEANKYLSEHFDDIAADEQQDYIFDVASLLCDYGLAELAQKWLNQYKDTETKDYKELKAKILLWLGKSNESEDMLNELIDSNPYSTTYWNELAECHFLRGEYNKSITASEYSLAINPEDEDALSNKANALYSIGNNDEAINYYKRFQKVIAEARKNSVNITIADVYLSQKKVDKAFKYFKKAIENSEAKEETYIQMAISLMANGYMSDAYRLFSANLQRVSEVWDIGYAYYARCCYELGLMDEYDRILGIAIKKNLVETKNLLADLYPEDSKPETYPLLTPTPRKGKADNNTLPF from the coding sequence TTGGACGAATATTTTAAAAGCAATAGATTCAAGCATATTCTTCATGAATACGAAGAACTATGTAAAGAGAATGCCGAAAGTTTCCTCGACTCAGAGGAACTTGCTGATATTGCTGAATATTACCATATAATAGGTAAGGAAGAAGAAGCAAAGGCAGCAGCAACATATGCGGTAAATATTTTTCCGGGTGCTACTGCCCCTCTTTGCTTTCTGGCACGCACTGCACTGTTTGTAGACAAAGACCCTGTAAAGGCTGAACTGCTGGCAGAGGAAATTATAGACAAGACGGATTTGGACTATTATTACCTGATTGCAGAGATAATGATGGTGCTGAACAAATATGAAGAAGCCAACAAGTATCTTTCGGAACACTTCGACGATATTGCAGCAGACGAACAACAGGACTATATTTTCGATGTTGCTTCGCTCCTTTGCGACTACGGTTTAGCAGAACTTGCGCAAAAATGGCTAAACCAATATAAAGATACAGAAACGAAAGACTACAAGGAACTAAAGGCAAAGATACTTTTATGGTTGGGGAAAAGCAACGAAAGCGAAGATATGTTGAACGAACTTATCGACAGCAATCCCTACTCTACTACTTATTGGAACGAATTGGCAGAGTGCCATTTCCTTCGTGGCGAATACAACAAATCTATCACAGCGAGCGAATATTCCTTGGCTATCAATCCCGAAGACGAAGACGCACTCTCAAACAAAGCCAATGCTTTATACAGCATCGGCAACAACGATGAAGCAATAAACTATTACAAACGCTTTCAGAAAGTTATTGCCGAAGCAAGAAAAAACTCCGTAAATATCACGATTGCAGATGTTTATTTAAGCCAAAAGAAGGTAGACAAGGCATTTAAATACTTCAAAAAAGCAATTGAGAACTCAGAAGCAAAGGAGGAAACATACATACAAATGGCTATTTCGCTGATGGCTAACGGCTATATGAGCGATGCCTACAGGCTGTTTTCTGCTAATTTACAAAGAGTTTCGGAAGTCTGGGACATAGGCTATGCGTACTATGCCCGATGCTGCTACGAACTTGGATTGATGGACGAATATGACAGAATTTTGGGCATTGCCATCAAGAAAAACTTGGTAGAAACAAAAAATTTACTGGCTGATTTATATCCTGAAGACAGCAAGCCAGAGACATATCCACTGCTTACTCCTACACCGAGAAAGGGAAAAGCAGACAACAACACGCTACCATTTTAA
- a CDS encoding RNA polymerase sigma factor RpoD/SigA yields the protein MATNSKYMEEIANQQLLTDAEERELAAKIKIGDAKALEKLTKANLKFVVSLAHQYRNRGLGEDDLISEGNIGMMHAAQKFDGTKGTRFVKFAATYIRKAMEEAIREQLDTYKVQNAGEDKQRTRKAHTLSIDQPVPVGSNGNFTLQSVLENKNSPQADEHLTRQIIAAEIAKGMDALDERQQKVITLIYGLQNGERYTMEEIAKEMGIKRERVRQIRNKALRKLQKRLK from the coding sequence ATGGCTACAAACAGTAAATACATGGAAGAAATTGCCAATCAGCAACTGCTTACCGATGCTGAAGAACGCGAACTTGCAGCCAAGATTAAGATTGGAGATGCAAAGGCTTTGGAGAAACTAACGAAGGCTAACCTGAAGTTTGTTGTATCGTTGGCACACCAATACAGAAACCGTGGGCTTGGCGAAGACGACCTGATAAGCGAAGGGAACATTGGTATGATGCACGCAGCACAGAAGTTCGACGGCACAAAAGGTACACGATTCGTCAAGTTTGCTGCTACCTACATACGCAAGGCAATGGAAGAAGCCATAAGAGAACAGCTCGATACCTATAAAGTACAGAATGCTGGAGAGGATAAACAACGCACTCGCAAAGCCCACACGCTATCTATCGACCAGCCCGTACCTGTTGGCAGCAACGGCAACTTCACCTTGCAAAGTGTCTTGGAAAACAAGAACTCGCCACAAGCTGACGAGCATTTAACACGCCAGATTATTGCTGCTGAAATTGCAAAAGGTATGGACGCACTTGACGAAAGGCAGCAGAAGGTCATCACGCTTATCTACGGACTGCAGAATGGCGAACGTTATACTATGGAAGAGATAGCCAAAGAAATGGGAATAAAGCGTGAACGTGTGCGCCAAATACGAAACAAGGCGTTGCGCAAACTACAAAAACGATTGAAATAA
- a CDS encoding esterase-like activity of phytase family protein has product MKLFLTLFFALISLSTLAQNYPKLVALNEQHHFKETVPKGNYSGITWLGGNRYAVVSDKTEHSGFYIFTLDIDLNTGDIKRVTSNGFFGSSAPNADEEGIAFHSDRHSIFIAREADNSICEYSLFGKLTGKQLLVPSNLRSASNVYGLESLTYNAATHLFWTTTESTLETDGKQAAPMQLLENRLRLQAFDENLQPIAQYAYKMDKGTVNKPAQNYAMGVADMAALDNGILLVLERELYVAPKKFGSFVKNKLYSVDTNTSQQIDNDKPLTDASPYMVKHLLAEWKTSLTLFHQDFANYEGMCLGPKLNDGSQVLILCADSQNQYGGILRDWFRTIVFRY; this is encoded by the coding sequence ATGAAATTGTTTCTCACTTTATTCTTTGCGCTTATTTCCCTATCAACTCTTGCGCAAAACTATCCTAAACTGGTAGCTTTGAATGAACAGCACCATTTTAAGGAAACGGTTCCGAAAGGCAATTATAGTGGAATAACGTGGTTAGGGGGCAACCGTTATGCAGTTGTTTCCGATAAAACAGAGCACAGTGGCTTTTATATTTTTACATTGGATATAGACTTAAACACCGGTGATATTAAGCGAGTGACGTCTAATGGTTTCTTTGGTTCGTCTGCACCAAATGCCGATGAAGAAGGTATTGCCTTCCATTCAGATAGACACAGCATATTCATAGCGCGTGAAGCTGATAATAGTATTTGCGAATACAGCTTGTTTGGCAAACTTACTGGCAAGCAATTGCTTGTACCGTCCAACCTTCGCTCTGCTTCAAATGTCTATGGTTTAGAGTCCTTAACCTACAATGCTGCTACACATTTGTTTTGGACTACTACCGAATCTACATTGGAAACCGATGGGAAACAGGCAGCACCTATGCAATTGTTGGAAAACCGTTTGCGTCTTCAAGCCTTTGATGAAAACCTGCAACCCATAGCGCAATATGCTTACAAGATGGACAAAGGCACCGTAAATAAACCTGCGCAAAACTATGCTATGGGGGTAGCCGATATGGCTGCATTAGACAATGGCATACTTCTTGTTTTGGAAAGAGAACTTTATGTTGCGCCAAAAAAGTTCGGTTCGTTTGTTAAAAACAAACTTTATAGTGTCGATACCAACACTTCGCAGCAAATAGACAACGACAAACCGCTCACGGACGCAAGTCCTTACATGGTGAAACACTTACTTGCGGAATGGAAAACATCATTAACCTTGTTTCATCAAGACTTCGCCAACTACGAAGGAATGTGCCTTGGACCTAAGCTGAACGATGGTTCGCAAGTTCTAATCTTGTGTGCCGACAGTCAAAATCAGTATGGCGGCATACTGCGCGATTGGTTTCGCACAATCGTTTTCCGCTACTAA
- the gmd gene encoding GDP-mannose 4,6-dehydratase, whose product MKRNIALITGITGQDGSYLAEFLIEKGYEVHGLLRRSSSFNTGRIEHLYLDEWVRDMKKERLINLHWADMTDSSSLIRIIGEVKPTEIYNLAAQSHVKVSFDVPEYTADTDAVGVLRLLEAVRICGLEKVCKIYQASTSELFGKVQEVPQKETTPFYPRSPYAVAKLYGYWIMKNYRESYGMYCCNGILFNHESERRGENFVTRKITLAASRIAQGMQDKLYLGNLGAQRDWGYAKDYVECMWLILQQDEPDDFVIATGEMYTVRAFCTAAFKEVGIELEWKGEGIEEKGYNKATGKALVEVDPKYFRPAEVEQLLGDPTKAKTKLGWNPRKTTFEQLVKIMVEHDMKFVKKLYLKAQMPE is encoded by the coding sequence ATGAAAAGGAATATAGCATTAATAACAGGGATTACGGGTCAGGACGGAAGCTACCTGGCTGAATTTCTGATTGAAAAGGGTTATGAAGTACACGGACTGTTGCGCCGTAGTTCTTCTTTTAATACGGGACGCATTGAGCATTTGTATTTAGACGAATGGGTTCGCGACATGAAGAAAGAACGTTTGATTAATCTGCATTGGGCAGATATGACCGATTCGTCTTCTTTAATCCGTATCATTGGTGAAGTAAAGCCTACCGAAATCTACAACCTTGCAGCACAAAGCCACGTTAAAGTCAGCTTTGATGTACCCGAATATACAGCTGATACCGATGCGGTAGGTGTACTCCGACTCTTGGAAGCCGTACGTATCTGTGGCTTGGAGAAGGTTTGTAAGATTTATCAAGCATCAACTTCAGAACTGTTTGGTAAAGTACAGGAAGTGCCACAGAAGGAAACAACACCTTTCTATCCACGTTCTCCATACGCTGTTGCAAAGCTCTATGGCTACTGGATAATGAAAAACTATCGCGAATCGTACGGAATGTACTGCTGCAACGGTATTCTCTTCAATCACGAAAGTGAACGCCGTGGCGAGAACTTCGTTACTCGTAAAATAACCTTAGCAGCTTCTCGCATTGCTCAAGGTATGCAGGATAAGCTTTATCTTGGTAATCTTGGTGCGCAACGCGACTGGGGATACGCTAAGGATTATGTTGAATGTATGTGGCTAATCCTGCAGCAAGACGAACCAGACGACTTCGTTATCGCTACCGGAGAGATGTACACGGTGCGTGCTTTCTGTACGGCTGCGTTTAAGGAAGTTGGTATAGAACTTGAATGGAAGGGCGAAGGCATTGAGGAAAAGGGTTACAACAAGGCTACGGGAAAGGCTCTTGTAGAGGTGGATCCCAAGTATTTCCGTCCTGCTGAAGTAGAACAACTGCTTGGCGACCCTACAAAAGCAAAGACGAAGTTGGGTTGGAACCCTCGCAAAACTACCTTTGAACAGTTGGTTAAGATAATGGTTGAACACGATATGAAGTTCGTTAAGAAGCTGTATCTAAAGGCACAGATGCCCGAATAG
- a CDS encoding mannose-1-phosphate guanylyltransferase: protein MIHTNNHLVIMAGGVGSRFWPMSTVDKPKQFIDVLGVGRSLMQLTYDRLKGITKPENVWVVTNARYCELVHEQLPEIPVSNILSEPCRRNTAPCIAYVSWRIKKSDPKANIIVTPSDHIVTNQEEFRRVVTNCLKFTSESDAIVTLGMKPSRPETGYGYIQADLTVPSVRNKEIFRVDQFKEKPDIETAKKYISMNNFFWNAGIFIWNVSTIVNAFRIYQPGIARIFTQLSEVLGTPEEQLYIDKVYPECESISVDYAIMEKAEEIFVCPADFGWSDLGTWGALYLQTQHDLYGNAVIGTNIQMYDSKNCIVHATDAKKVVVQGLDGYIVTEKDGMLLICRLSEEQRIKQFSENN, encoded by the coding sequence ATGATACATACAAACAATCATCTTGTTATAATGGCAGGAGGAGTTGGAAGTCGTTTCTGGCCTATGAGTACAGTAGACAAACCAAAGCAATTTATCGATGTACTGGGTGTTGGCAGGTCATTAATGCAACTTACTTACGATAGATTGAAAGGTATTACGAAGCCAGAGAATGTCTGGGTAGTAACAAATGCGAGATATTGCGAATTGGTTCACGAACAATTACCTGAAATTCCAGTCAGCAACATTCTAAGCGAACCTTGTAGAAGAAATACGGCACCTTGCATTGCATACGTTAGTTGGCGTATAAAGAAATCCGATCCAAAAGCAAATATCATCGTAACTCCAAGCGACCATATCGTTACCAATCAGGAAGAGTTCCGCCGAGTTGTAACAAATTGCCTGAAGTTTACTTCGGAGAGCGATGCAATTGTTACACTTGGAATGAAACCTTCCCGACCAGAGACAGGATATGGATATATACAAGCTGACCTGACTGTGCCTTCAGTACGCAATAAAGAAATATTCCGTGTTGATCAGTTTAAAGAGAAACCTGATATTGAAACTGCGAAAAAGTATATCAGTATGAATAATTTCTTTTGGAATGCCGGAATTTTCATTTGGAATGTATCTACAATTGTAAATGCATTTCGAATATATCAACCTGGTATTGCGCGTATTTTCACACAACTCTCTGAAGTATTAGGCACTCCAGAAGAACAACTGTACATAGATAAGGTTTACCCCGAGTGTGAAAGTATATCAGTAGACTATGCCATAATGGAGAAAGCTGAAGAAATATTTGTGTGCCCAGCTGATTTCGGTTGGAGCGATCTTGGCACATGGGGAGCATTATATCTACAAACACAACACGACCTCTATGGTAATGCTGTTATAGGAACGAACATACAAATGTACGATAGTAAAAACTGTATTGTGCATGCTACTGATGCAAAGAAAGTAGTAGTTCAAGGTCTTGATGGTTATATTGTAACCGAAAAAGATGGAATGTTGCTTATTTGCAGACTTTCTGAAGAACAAAGAATAAAGCAGTTTTCAGAGAACAACTGA
- a CDS encoding winged helix-turn-helix domain-containing protein, producing the protein MVEKKEVAKAATKRTTTKKTCAKKATVKVDLSSENVGFKAGDVYNTLAAENKGLTVSEIAKAAKITVEETYLGIGWLLKEGKINSEDDKIVLA; encoded by the coding sequence ATGGTAGAAAAGAAAGAAGTTGCTAAAGCGGCAACCAAACGGACAACAACAAAGAAAACCTGTGCAAAGAAAGCTACGGTAAAGGTAGACTTGAGCTCAGAAAATGTAGGTTTTAAAGCTGGCGATGTGTACAATACACTTGCAGCGGAGAACAAAGGACTTACTGTTTCTGAAATTGCAAAGGCTGCAAAAATCACCGTTGAAGAAACTTATCTGGGTATAGGTTGGCTTCTAAAGGAAGGAAAAATAAATAGCGAAGACGATAAAATAGTCTTGGCTTAA